In one window of Skermanella rosea DNA:
- the lpdA gene encoding dihydrolipoyl dehydrogenase, translating to MPEKTYDVVVIGGGPGGYVAAIRAAQLGLKTACVEMRKTLGGTCLNVGCIPSKALLTSSEKFEEAKHSFASHGIKLGSVELDLPVMMANKNKVVEDNTKGIEFLFKKNKVDWLKGRGRITARNEVTIEGDGGSETVGAKNIIIATGSESMPVPGVEVDEQRIVTSTGALELAEVPKRFAVIGGGVIGLEMASVWGRLGAEVTVIEFLDRILPGMDGEVSKQMQRILGKQGMTFKLNTKVTAAAVGNAGVTLTVEPSKGGEAQQIEADVVLVAIGRRPYTAGLGLEEMGVEINQRGRIVTSHHWETNVPGIYAIGDVIEGQMLAHKAEDEGVAVAELIAGQSAHINYDAIPGVVYTWPEASTVGKTEEQLKAAGVKYKVGKFPFTANGRARALGMTEGFVKMLADAATDRVLGVHIVGASAGDLIAELALAMEFGASAEDIARTCHAHPTLNEAVKEAALAVDGRPLHM from the coding sequence ATGCCTGAGAAAACCTACGACGTTGTAGTCATCGGCGGCGGTCCCGGCGGATACGTCGCCGCGATCCGCGCAGCTCAGCTCGGCCTGAAGACGGCCTGCGTGGAAATGCGCAAGACGCTGGGGGGGACTTGCCTCAATGTAGGCTGCATCCCGTCCAAGGCGCTGCTCACCAGTTCGGAAAAGTTCGAGGAAGCCAAGCACAGCTTCGCGTCGCACGGCATCAAGCTGGGTTCCGTCGAGCTGGACCTGCCCGTGATGATGGCCAACAAGAACAAGGTCGTCGAGGACAACACCAAGGGCATCGAGTTCCTGTTCAAGAAGAACAAGGTCGACTGGCTGAAGGGCCGCGGCCGCATCACCGCCAGGAACGAGGTGACGATCGAGGGCGACGGCGGCAGCGAGACCGTCGGCGCCAAGAACATCATCATCGCCACCGGTTCGGAATCGATGCCGGTCCCCGGCGTCGAGGTCGACGAGCAGCGCATCGTCACCTCCACCGGCGCGCTGGAACTGGCCGAGGTGCCCAAGCGCTTCGCGGTGATCGGCGGCGGCGTGATCGGGCTGGAGATGGCCTCGGTCTGGGGCCGGCTGGGCGCCGAGGTCACCGTGATCGAGTTCCTGGACCGGATCCTGCCGGGCATGGACGGCGAAGTGTCCAAGCAGATGCAGCGCATCCTGGGCAAGCAGGGCATGACCTTCAAGCTGAACACCAAGGTCACGGCGGCCGCGGTGGGCAACGCGGGCGTCACCCTGACGGTCGAGCCGTCCAAGGGCGGCGAGGCCCAGCAGATCGAGGCCGACGTCGTCCTGGTCGCGATCGGCCGCCGGCCCTATACCGCCGGGCTGGGCCTGGAGGAGATGGGCGTCGAGATCAACCAGCGCGGCCGGATCGTCACCTCCCACCACTGGGAGACCAACGTCCCCGGCATCTATGCCATCGGCGACGTGATCGAGGGGCAGATGCTGGCCCACAAGGCCGAGGACGAGGGCGTCGCGGTGGCCGAGCTGATCGCGGGCCAGTCGGCCCACATCAACTACGACGCCATCCCCGGCGTGGTCTATACCTGGCCGGAGGCCTCCACCGTCGGCAAGACGGAGGAGCAGCTGAAGGCCGCGGGCGTCAAGTACAAGGTCGGCAAGTTCCCCTTCACCGCCAACGGCCGCGCCCGCGCCCTGGGCATGACCGAAGGCTTCGTGAAGATGCTGGCCGACGCCGCGACCGACCGCGTGCTGGGCGTCCACATCGTCGGCGCCAGCGCCGGCGACCTGATCGCCGAGCTGGCGCTGGCGATGGAGTTCGGTGCGTCCGCCGAGGACATCGCGCGGACCTGCCACGCCCACCCGACCCTGAACGAGGCGGTCAAGGAAGCGGCCCTGGCGGTGGATGGCCGACCCCTCCACATGTAA
- a CDS encoding response regulator, which yields MKLPAKVQVLLADDSRAMRALIKGNFVWPGTSFQFTEVDNGTDALAAYRTRRYDLVLLDIHMPGLDGLQTLRAIRSYDACALVFMISSDTSAAASGTAQDYGAQGFVTKPISAGSLNRIMTSLEEVRRPFAVLTADDSRTGQALLKRGLDLLGIESMVTGADDGRMAVEACNREYFDIVFLDVHMPDMTGIQALKAIKALRRDAYVVMVTSDASMETVRDARSLGADDYLLKPVQQPNLKKVWSRFRVMAPQYVGHGQTIF from the coding sequence GTGAAGCTTCCCGCCAAGGTCCAAGTCCTGCTGGCCGATGACTCACGGGCCATGCGAGCGCTCATCAAGGGCAATTTCGTCTGGCCGGGCACCAGCTTCCAGTTCACCGAGGTGGACAACGGGACCGACGCGCTGGCCGCCTACCGCACGCGGCGGTACGACCTCGTATTGCTCGACATCCACATGCCGGGCCTCGACGGGTTGCAGACGCTGCGCGCGATCCGGTCCTACGACGCTTGCGCGCTGGTCTTCATGATCTCGTCGGACACCAGCGCCGCGGCCAGCGGGACCGCGCAGGACTACGGCGCCCAGGGCTTCGTGACCAAGCCGATCAGCGCCGGGTCGCTGAACCGGATCATGACCAGCCTGGAGGAGGTCCGACGTCCCTTCGCGGTGCTGACCGCGGACGACAGCCGCACCGGCCAGGCGCTGCTGAAGCGCGGGCTCGACCTGCTGGGGATCGAGAGCATGGTGACCGGCGCCGACGACGGCCGGATGGCGGTCGAGGCCTGCAACCGGGAATATTTCGACATCGTCTTCCTGGACGTCCACATGCCGGACATGACGGGCATCCAGGCGCTGAAGGCGATCAAGGCGCTGCGGCGCGACGCCTATGTGGTGATGGTGACGTCGGACGCGTCCATGGAGACCGTGCGCGACGCGCGGTCGCTGGGGGCCGACGACTACCTGCTCAAGCCCGTCCAGCAGCCCAACCTCAAGAAGGTCTGGTCACGCTTCCGCGTCATGGCGCCGCAATATGTCGGTCACGGCCAGACCATCTTCTGA
- a CDS encoding chemotaxis protein CheX: protein MNALEHGITEEVVTDFVAEALASFPEPPSPALSRTDARVVLAQAKLSGAWSGTVAFRVPSPLAACLASALFGIPAEETTPAERTDVVAELCNTVAGNVKGLVRGAAVLSLPSVAERGPEAVGHHTASPAGSVAVNLVHPFLGRFIVVQIIDHRDGEP, encoded by the coding sequence ATGAACGCTCTGGAGCACGGCATCACCGAGGAGGTGGTCACCGACTTCGTCGCCGAGGCCCTGGCGTCGTTTCCGGAGCCGCCGTCGCCGGCGCTGAGCCGGACCGACGCCCGGGTGGTGCTGGCCCAGGCCAAGCTGTCCGGCGCCTGGAGCGGGACGGTCGCCTTCCGGGTGCCGTCGCCGCTGGCGGCCTGCCTCGCCTCCGCGCTGTTCGGCATCCCCGCCGAGGAAACCACGCCCGCCGAACGGACCGACGTGGTGGCCGAACTGTGCAACACGGTCGCGGGAAACGTGAAGGGCCTGGTCCGCGGCGCCGCCGTCCTGTCCCTGCCGTCCGTGGCCGAGCGCGGGCCCGAGGCGGTGGGCCACCATACCGCATCCCCCGCGGGCAGCGTCGCGGTTAATCTCGTCCATCCATTCCTGGGGCGGTTCATCGTGGTTCAAATCATCGATCATCGGGACGGCGAGCCGTGA